One part of the Granulicella arctica genome encodes these proteins:
- a CDS encoding alginate lyase family protein: MFLSLSRIPGWGSFLLLLLCVAQLQAHAQSLRSPWEQVPINASAPAFPCPPAIALPQSLVFNGYYTDEHHSIVDPQAKAAYRAASKANELFIKQVAHAADAYQTSRSKAAAQCAVTLLDEAAHQHAFTTAQLGKTGARDGFYVQAFYLDGLSMAYLKVLKSPFVSNQQRTDIQSWLVQMAESVRDFYNSMTRQNAGDSRNNLIYWAGLGVAATGVAADRSDLFDWGIAQYRLGVGQIGTDGTLPLEMDRASMALHYHLFASAPLVLLAELAKPNGIDLYEANNGAIHRLVKVTVRELGNPSFFQQRTGVAQVMPEELDGEIIGWAIPYQRRFPDPVLASLLAKTKSTSYWMMGGNPPN, encoded by the coding sequence ATGTTTCTATCGCTGTCCCGCATTCCTGGCTGGGGCTCTTTCCTGCTCCTGCTTCTGTGCGTCGCTCAACTGCAGGCACATGCCCAGTCGCTGAGGTCACCTTGGGAGCAAGTTCCAATCAATGCCTCTGCGCCAGCGTTTCCATGCCCTCCAGCGATCGCACTGCCCCAATCTCTTGTGTTCAACGGCTACTACACCGACGAACACCACTCCATCGTGGATCCTCAAGCCAAGGCCGCATACAGGGCAGCGTCGAAGGCAAACGAGCTCTTCATCAAACAAGTCGCGCACGCCGCTGATGCGTATCAGACAAGTCGCTCCAAGGCCGCCGCGCAGTGCGCTGTCACCTTGCTTGACGAAGCTGCTCACCAGCATGCTTTTACAACTGCCCAGCTCGGCAAAACGGGAGCGAGGGACGGCTTTTACGTTCAGGCCTTCTACCTCGATGGCCTCTCCATGGCCTATTTGAAGGTTCTCAAGAGCCCCTTTGTCTCGAACCAACAGCGGACCGACATCCAGTCATGGCTAGTGCAAATGGCGGAATCCGTGCGGGATTTCTACAACAGCATGACCCGGCAGAATGCAGGAGACAGTCGAAACAATCTCATCTACTGGGCGGGCCTCGGAGTAGCTGCGACCGGGGTCGCTGCCGATCGCAGCGACCTCTTCGACTGGGGAATCGCCCAATATCGGCTTGGCGTTGGGCAGATTGGCACGGACGGCACTCTTCCGTTAGAGATGGATCGCGCTTCGATGGCGCTCCACTACCACCTCTTTGCTTCGGCTCCGCTCGTCCTTCTGGCTGAATTGGCCAAGCCAAACGGAATAGATCTCTACGAAGCGAACAACGGCGCCATCCATCGGCTGGTGAAGGTGACCGTTCGCGAGTTGGGGAATCCCAGCTTCTTCCAGCAGAGGACTGGAGTCGCTCAAGTGATGCCGGAGGAGTTGGACGGAGAGATTATTGGTTGGGCGATCCCCTACCAGAGACGGTTTCCCGACCCCGTACTCGCATCACTTCTCGCCAAAACCAAGTCGACATCCTACTGGATGATGGGCGGTAATCCTCCGAACTAA
- a CDS encoding septal ring lytic transglycosylase RlpA family protein, translating into MIFTNEVRLASCSVVALLMMSIPGLGHQPFEGNAQPSFDTPTATPASFQPAVVNAPVVDAPAKKKLSLFRRANVGLASWYGAVLNGHKTASGETFDMNQMTACHRTLPFGTIVRVVDLNSGKSVVVRINDRGVLFKERIIDLSRGAADMLGIRRAGVANVRLEVLPKKQGSEAIANEIAAAKAPEAPAAQSVALDEDK; encoded by the coding sequence TTGATCTTTACAAACGAAGTTCGCCTCGCAAGCTGTTCCGTCGTGGCCCTGTTGATGATGTCTATCCCGGGTCTCGGTCATCAGCCCTTTGAAGGAAACGCTCAACCCTCCTTCGACACTCCCACTGCAACTCCGGCCAGCTTTCAGCCTGCCGTCGTGAATGCTCCGGTTGTCGACGCACCGGCCAAGAAGAAGCTGTCGCTGTTTCGCCGGGCCAATGTAGGTCTCGCATCCTGGTATGGCGCCGTGTTGAACGGCCATAAGACGGCCAGCGGTGAGACCTTTGACATGAACCAGATGACCGCCTGCCATCGGACCCTGCCGTTTGGGACGATCGTTCGCGTGGTCGATCTGAATAGCGGCAAGTCCGTTGTGGTCCGCATCAATGACCGCGGCGTGTTGTTCAAGGAGCGCATTATCGACCTCTCGCGCGGTGCCGCAGATATGCTGGGCATCCGTCGTGCAGGTGTCGCCAATGTTCGTCTGGAGGTCCTGCCCAAGAAGCAGGGCTCCGAAGCGATTGCAAATGAGATTGCCGCAGCGAAGGCTCCTGAAGCCCCTGCCGCTCAGTCAGTCGCGTTGGACGAAGACAAATAG
- a CDS encoding MBOAT family O-acyltransferase gives MQLSTSAFFVFFLTIWLLYWATARFRAARLLVLVAANGFFLAKFGLLYLALPAAASVDFCVGIGLSLARSKTSKRLLLAVSLAVNLALLLTPKFLALRPGRSLGWLLTLSLSFYCFQSLTYTIDLYRGDSDAKATRNLLAYLSSALFFPVLVAGPIMRLHTFLKQLLNPPTLTNAQAGRALLLIGIGLVKKLLIADFLGQNLVARVFDTPTLYSGAEVLTGVYGYALQLFFDFSGYTDIAVGVGLLLGLDLPENFRQPYLSINVMEFWRRWHITFSEWLRDYLMDSLPQRRRQWPLLSYSYSVIVTMMLGGLWHGLSWTFLIWGALHGVALAVVRLWKQYRKGAKPVRGGKIAATLLTFHFVCFTWIFFNSSSVGNAIEILQRIGSNTWSVDNLTLPIVSVMLLAAIAHCLPLKWLDSSAELMGRAPFWLQGAVLAGLVLLIQTISGQGSAPFVYGNF, from the coding sequence ATGCAACTAAGTACATCCGCATTCTTTGTCTTCTTCCTCACCATCTGGTTGCTCTATTGGGCAACAGCGCGGTTTCGCGCCGCACGACTGCTCGTTCTGGTTGCGGCGAACGGCTTCTTCCTGGCAAAGTTCGGCCTGCTCTACCTCGCGCTGCCCGCAGCCGCTTCAGTCGACTTCTGCGTTGGAATCGGTCTCAGCCTCGCCCGCTCGAAGACCTCCAAACGACTACTCCTCGCCGTTTCGCTCGCCGTCAACCTCGCGCTGCTGCTCACGCCGAAGTTCCTCGCGCTGCGACCGGGCAGATCGCTCGGCTGGCTCCTGACGCTCAGCCTCTCCTTCTACTGCTTCCAGTCGCTCACCTACACCATCGACCTCTACCGAGGCGACAGCGACGCAAAGGCGACTCGCAACCTGCTCGCCTACCTCTCCTCCGCGCTCTTCTTCCCGGTCCTAGTCGCCGGGCCGATTATGCGGCTGCACACCTTCCTGAAGCAGCTCCTCAATCCGCCGACGCTCACCAACGCGCAGGCCGGACGAGCCTTGCTCCTGATCGGCATCGGCCTGGTCAAGAAGCTCCTGATCGCCGACTTCCTCGGCCAGAACCTCGTCGCCCGCGTCTTCGACACCCCAACGCTCTACAGCGGAGCCGAGGTTCTCACCGGCGTCTACGGCTACGCCCTCCAGCTCTTCTTCGACTTCTCCGGCTACACCGACATCGCCGTCGGCGTCGGACTCCTCCTCGGCCTCGACCTGCCCGAGAACTTCCGCCAACCCTATCTATCTATTAATGTGATGGAGTTCTGGCGCCGCTGGCACATTACCTTCTCCGAGTGGCTGCGCGACTACCTGATGGACTCGCTCCCGCAGCGTCGCCGCCAATGGCCGCTGCTCTCCTATAGCTACTCGGTCATCGTCACCATGATGCTCGGCGGTCTCTGGCACGGATTGAGCTGGACCTTCCTCATCTGGGGAGCGCTCCACGGTGTTGCGCTCGCGGTCGTCCGGCTCTGGAAACAGTACCGCAAGGGCGCGAAGCCGGTTCGCGGCGGCAAGATCGCCGCAACGCTCCTGACCTTCCACTTCGTCTGCTTCACCTGGATCTTCTTCAACTCCTCCTCGGTCGGCAACGCGATCGAGATCCTCCAACGCATCGGCTCGAACACCTGGTCCGTCGATAACCTCACCCTGCCGATCGTCTCGGTGATGCTGCTTGCGGCAATCGCCCATTGCCTTCCGCTCAAGTGGCTCGACAGCTCAGCCGAGCTGATGGGCCGTGCACCGTTCTGGCTCCAGGGAGCCGTGCTTGCCGGCCTCGTCCTGCTGATCCAAACCATCTCCGGACAAGGCTCCGCTCCCTTCGTCTATGGGAACTTCTAG
- a CDS encoding GDSL-type esterase/lipase family protein encodes MQFPLKTALALSTCVLALAAVHHWKPDKGLSPSIYAEAWTVHLHRNPPAGVQPLPAQVAPTAPADLKDPAAPRVHYASSAFLVDDSGALDPLFARLAQLKDGEHVAILHYGDSPTTADLITGDVRALLQQRFGDAGHGYLLVAKPWAWYGHRGVDLTGHGWTISTAVGKMRADTYGLGGASFVGSSGASSRISLKDADQSAMELSFMEQPNGGTVRVSADGQSIATVDTAAETRQPAWKRIPLPAGAKTVDIAAESGQVELFGETFERSQRGILYNSLGLNGASTTVMSRGFNPAIWSAELQHDAPALVIINYGTNESSFGSFVDKQYEGELRTAIQRIRNALPNVSILVMSPMDRGERGGIDEIHTMATIPRIVAIQKRVAADTHCAFFDTFDAMGGDGTMSRWYTSSPHLVSADLIHPTPQGASIIAQIFVKNLMQEYDSYTAHQPGITQDTTQQAKPEQKQVSQP; translated from the coding sequence ATGCAATTCCCGCTCAAGACCGCCCTCGCTCTCTCTACCTGCGTCCTCGCGCTCGCGGCCGTGCATCACTGGAAGCCCGACAAGGGACTTTCGCCCTCTATCTATGCTGAGGCCTGGACGGTTCATCTGCACCGGAATCCGCCCGCAGGGGTTCAGCCGCTCCCCGCACAGGTCGCCCCAACCGCGCCAGCCGATCTGAAGGACCCTGCTGCTCCGCGGGTTCATTACGCGTCCTCAGCCTTCCTCGTCGACGACAGCGGCGCGCTCGACCCGCTCTTCGCCAGGCTAGCCCAGCTCAAAGATGGCGAACACGTCGCCATCCTGCACTACGGCGACTCGCCGACGACCGCCGACCTGATCACCGGCGATGTTCGCGCCCTGCTCCAGCAGCGCTTCGGCGATGCCGGTCACGGCTATCTTCTCGTCGCCAAGCCTTGGGCCTGGTACGGCCATCGAGGCGTCGACCTGACCGGACACGGCTGGACCATCTCCACCGCAGTCGGCAAGATGCGCGCCGATACCTACGGACTTGGCGGAGCCAGCTTCGTGGGCTCCAGCGGAGCATCCAGCCGCATCTCTCTCAAAGACGCCGACCAGTCCGCCATGGAGCTCTCCTTCATGGAGCAGCCCAACGGCGGAACCGTCCGGGTCTCCGCCGACGGCCAGAGCATCGCCACGGTCGACACGGCCGCCGAGACGCGACAGCCCGCATGGAAGAGGATTCCACTTCCCGCCGGAGCAAAGACTGTTGATATCGCTGCTGAATCCGGTCAGGTCGAACTCTTCGGCGAGACCTTCGAGCGCTCACAGCGCGGCATCCTCTATAACAGCCTCGGTCTCAACGGAGCCTCGACCACCGTCATGTCGCGCGGCTTCAATCCTGCGATCTGGAGCGCCGAACTCCAACACGACGCGCCCGCCCTCGTCATCATCAACTATGGCACCAACGAGAGCAGCTTCGGCTCCTTTGTCGATAAGCAGTATGAGGGCGAGCTTCGCACCGCGATCCAACGCATACGGAACGCGCTGCCAAACGTCTCTATCCTTGTGATGAGCCCCATGGACCGCGGCGAACGCGGCGGCATCGACGAGATCCACACCATGGCGACGATTCCGCGCATCGTCGCCATCCAAAAGCGCGTCGCCGCCGACACGCACTGCGCCTTCTTCGATACCTTTGATGCAATGGGTGGAGATGGAACCATGTCGCGCTGGTACACCAGCAGCCCGCATCTCGTCTCCGCCGATCTGATCCATCCGACACCGCAAGGAGCTTCCATCATCGCGCAGATCTTCGTGAAGAACCTGATGCAGGAGTACGACAGCTACACGGCGCATCAGCCCGGCATTACACAAGATACGACACAGCAAGCGAAGCCCGAGCAGAAACAGGTCTCCCAACCATGA
- a CDS encoding GDSL-type esterase/lipase family protein, with protein MTFRPGHLSKLLCLLLVSLPIFAVTTKHTKARPRAVVVPQSHKRGTATLTVKGKKKARIPRTLRTVPVSPVVRLSAVDRVQADLTETASSPFLYPGALHDFFKALEAQQSERTAGEASSATSTVRILQFGDSHTAADIFTGELRARMQQQFGDGGLGFQFPGHPFAGYHLAGSLRSQTAGWFTEGNRFTDLGDGDLGLGGISISTSQPGQAITLETTCTTLQLHFLQQPGGGRLQFSDNGSVVSTVETDSRADSSNRAGTFSYSCASGQHDFEFTTLDHAPVKLLGIITEQPGVTYECLGINGAIAPLMLRWNQALFDDYLRQRDPSLIVLAYGTNESGSSAEHLESYPADFGRILDNLHRIAPAASILVLGPADRSMASHRAWHPFAGTDRIITMQKEACRLHGCTFWDTRRRMGGFGSMQQWVAAGWAQPDRTHLTGTGYRALADALDNDLVHAYNLYQQHPRTTVEESSNGKAPRNP; from the coding sequence ATGACCTTCCGCCCTGGCCATCTGTCGAAGCTCCTCTGTCTTCTGCTTGTCTCGCTCCCGATATTCGCCGTAACGACGAAGCACACGAAAGCACGTCCCCGCGCTGTAGTAGTCCCACAAAGCCACAAGCGAGGGACAGCTACTCTGACGGTCAAGGGCAAGAAGAAGGCTCGCATTCCCCGGACGCTTCGTACGGTGCCGGTCAGCCCGGTTGTGCGCCTGAGCGCCGTTGATCGGGTTCAGGCTGACCTGACGGAGACAGCCAGCTCTCCGTTTCTCTACCCTGGTGCGCTCCACGACTTCTTCAAGGCGCTTGAGGCGCAGCAAAGCGAGCGCACCGCAGGCGAGGCCTCTTCTGCAACAAGCACCGTCCGCATCCTCCAGTTCGGCGACTCGCATACTGCTGCTGACATCTTCACCGGCGAGCTGCGCGCGCGCATGCAGCAGCAGTTCGGCGATGGCGGCCTTGGCTTCCAGTTTCCCGGTCATCCCTTCGCCGGGTATCACCTCGCCGGTTCGCTCCGCTCACAGACAGCCGGATGGTTTACCGAGGGCAATCGCTTCACAGATCTTGGTGACGGCGATCTCGGCCTCGGCGGGATCAGTATCTCGACCTCGCAGCCCGGCCAAGCCATAACGCTAGAGACCACCTGCACCACGCTGCAACTTCACTTCCTGCAACAGCCTGGCGGAGGCCGCCTCCAGTTCTCCGATAATGGTAGCGTCGTCTCCACCGTCGAGACGGATTCGCGTGCCGACAGCAGCAATAGAGCTGGGACATTTTCCTACTCCTGCGCCTCGGGTCAGCATGACTTCGAGTTCACCACACTCGATCACGCTCCGGTCAAACTTCTCGGCATCATCACTGAGCAGCCGGGCGTTACCTACGAATGCCTCGGGATCAATGGAGCCATCGCACCGCTGATGCTGCGCTGGAATCAGGCGCTGTTCGACGACTATCTTCGTCAGCGTGACCCCAGCCTCATCGTGCTGGCTTATGGCACCAACGAGTCCGGTAGCTCTGCCGAGCATTTGGAGAGCTACCCCGCTGACTTCGGGCGCATTCTCGACAACCTGCACCGTATCGCTCCGGCAGCGTCCATCCTTGTACTCGGACCTGCTGACCGCTCCATGGCATCGCATCGCGCATGGCATCCGTTCGCCGGCACCGATCGAATTATCACGATGCAGAAAGAGGCTTGCCGCCTCCACGGCTGCACCTTCTGGGATACGCGTCGCCGCATGGGCGGCTTCGGCTCCATGCAGCAGTGGGTCGCTGCCGGATGGGCACAGCCTGACCGAACCCACCTGACCGGCACCGGCTACCGAGCGCTGGCCGACGCGCTGGATAACGATCTTGTTCATGCGTATAACCTGTATCAGCAACACCCACGCACCACAGTCGAGGAGAGTAGTAATGGAAAAGCGCCCAGGAATCCTTAA
- a CDS encoding acyl carrier protein: MEKRPGILKVLHAVAEKDLTPKDDESLFTSGMLDSFALTDFVVGLEKEFSVKIPDADMTARKFDTIEKVEAYLADKGV, from the coding sequence ATGGAAAAGCGCCCAGGAATCCTTAAGGTTCTACATGCAGTCGCGGAGAAAGATCTCACCCCGAAGGACGACGAGTCTCTCTTTACATCGGGAATGCTCGACTCGTTCGCTCTGACCGATTTCGTCGTCGGTCTTGAGAAGGAATTTTCGGTGAAGATTCCCGATGCCGACATGACCGCACGCAAGTTCGACACGATTGAGAAGGTCGAGGCGTACCTCGCGGACAAGGGCGTCTAA
- a CDS encoding 3-oxoacyl-ACP synthase III family protein: MAFLRGFGAYLPERVVTNAELAPQLGTEPEWILNVSGIAERRYAAAEDTVASLGTRAALDCLERAGLAASELGMILVSSGSSERFCPGPASLIAASLGLSMTPAIDLPIASAGSLVALAMASRLASSMGHILVVGSEIMSRRVAHTPEGKDTAILFGDGAGACIVSLDKGFAAIADSCIYTDGNMADVLAIQNDLIHMDGAAIIRHVSRKLPQAIATVLERNGIAAQGVDTFLLHQANLNLITRIAKSLEVPAERFFANIQRYGNTSSASMLIAAAEWQQQTTGAIQAPLILAAFGVGLNWGAVLALPPA; encoded by the coding sequence ATGGCATTCCTGCGCGGCTTTGGCGCCTACCTGCCAGAACGGGTCGTCACCAACGCCGAGCTTGCGCCGCAGCTCGGCACCGAGCCTGAGTGGATCCTCAACGTCTCCGGCATTGCAGAGCGCCGCTATGCAGCTGCCGAGGATACTGTCGCGAGCCTTGGCACACGGGCAGCCCTCGACTGCCTCGAACGTGCCGGACTCGCGGCCTCCGAACTCGGCATGATCCTTGTCTCCAGCGGCTCGAGCGAGCGCTTCTGCCCGGGCCCTGCAAGTCTGATCGCTGCGAGCCTTGGCCTTAGCATGACTCCTGCCATTGACCTTCCTATTGCCAGCGCAGGTTCGCTGGTTGCGCTCGCGATGGCCTCGCGGCTCGCCTCTTCGATGGGACACATTCTTGTCGTTGGCTCGGAGATCATGTCGCGACGCGTCGCGCATACTCCCGAAGGCAAGGACACAGCCATCCTCTTCGGCGACGGAGCAGGCGCGTGCATCGTCAGCCTTGACAAGGGTTTTGCCGCAATTGCTGATTCCTGTATCTACACCGACGGCAATATGGCCGATGTCCTCGCCATTCAGAACGACCTCATCCATATGGACGGTGCGGCGATTATCCGGCACGTCTCCCGCAAGCTGCCGCAGGCCATCGCTACAGTGCTGGAGCGCAACGGCATCGCTGCACAGGGCGTCGATACGTTTCTGCTGCATCAGGCTAATCTGAATCTGATCACACGTATTGCAAAGTCGCTCGAAGTACCGGCTGAGCGCTTCTTCGCCAATATCCAACGTTATGGCAACACTTCGTCCGCCTCCATGCTGATCGCCGCGGCTGAGTGGCAGCAGCAGACGACAGGCGCGATCCAGGCCCCGCTCATCCTGGCAGCCTTCGGCGTTGGGCTGAACTGGGGAGCGGTGCTTGCCCTTCCGCCTGCCTGA
- a CDS encoding FG-GAP-like repeat-containing protein, which yields MRSLSRTLLGIVSIIFLAPILCSVAKAQSEHKSTPGNGPEGVPQTTFLTHQLGSDHAEAITTLDMNGDGRPDLLSGAYWYENPGPEGGEWKRHQYRTVGILNEFVSDSGEWTVDVNHDGAPDVVTTGWMVNGLWWFENPRKPGVMWQPHLIVDSYDTEGGTMADINGDGKPDIILAHYNHSEILWVDFSGPQPRVHHVGDTTQDGHGIGVADVDGDGKADILTPFGWFKNIDADNDKWEWHGDWNLSDAGFPIIGYDVNNDGKLDIIYGQGHSYGLYWLEQEGSGASRHWQKHIIDESYSQIHALKLVDIDGDGEPELLAGKRYRGHSGNDPGSYDPLVIYYYKIDRKTAHFARYPISVNGLAGAGTQFIAEDLDGDGDIDIATAGKTGVFFYENLTINHVPKTTREQQIFLNKDWPFAGEGVVVQQQNGPTIK from the coding sequence GTGCGCTCGCTTTCAAGGACCTTACTCGGAATCGTTTCCATTATTTTTCTTGCTCCTATATTGTGCTCGGTTGCGAAAGCTCAGAGCGAACATAAGTCCACTCCGGGTAATGGACCGGAGGGCGTTCCTCAAACGACATTCCTCACTCACCAACTCGGCTCGGACCACGCCGAGGCAATTACGACACTCGACATGAATGGTGACGGAAGACCCGACCTCCTCAGCGGGGCCTACTGGTATGAGAACCCCGGGCCGGAGGGAGGAGAGTGGAAGAGACACCAGTACCGTACGGTCGGCATCCTTAATGAGTTCGTCTCCGACAGTGGAGAGTGGACGGTCGATGTCAACCATGATGGCGCTCCGGACGTAGTCACGACGGGATGGATGGTGAATGGGCTGTGGTGGTTTGAAAATCCCAGGAAGCCTGGTGTCATGTGGCAACCGCATCTGATCGTCGATAGTTACGACACGGAAGGCGGGACCATGGCGGATATCAATGGCGACGGCAAGCCCGATATTATTCTGGCTCACTACAATCACTCGGAAATTTTGTGGGTTGATTTCTCAGGACCTCAACCGCGTGTACATCATGTTGGCGATACGACGCAGGATGGTCATGGCATCGGAGTTGCCGATGTGGATGGCGATGGCAAAGCGGATATTCTGACCCCCTTTGGATGGTTCAAAAATATCGACGCCGACAACGACAAATGGGAGTGGCACGGTGATTGGAATCTTAGTGACGCGGGGTTTCCTATCATCGGGTATGACGTAAACAATGATGGCAAGCTGGATATTATCTATGGCCAGGGGCATAGCTATGGACTCTACTGGCTCGAACAGGAAGGCTCGGGTGCATCGCGGCACTGGCAGAAGCACATCATCGACGAATCGTACTCGCAGATCCACGCGCTGAAGTTAGTCGATATTGATGGAGATGGTGAGCCGGAGTTACTGGCGGGCAAGCGCTATCGCGGACACTCCGGCAACGATCCGGGATCGTATGACCCGCTGGTGATTTATTACTACAAGATTGACCGTAAGACGGCTCACTTTGCACGCTATCCGATCTCAGTCAATGGGCTTGCGGGTGCCGGAACACAATTCATCGCCGAAGATCTGGACGGCGATGGAGATATCGACATCGCTACTGCCGGAAAGACTGGAGTTTTCTTTTATGAAAATCTCACGATCAATCATGTACCAAAGACAACACGCGAGCAGCAGATCTTCCTGAACAAAGACTGGCCGTTTGCGGGCGAGGGTGTCGTTGTCCAGCAACAAAATGGTCCCACAATAAAATAA